A genomic segment from Oncorhynchus clarkii lewisi isolate Uvic-CL-2024 chromosome 14, UVic_Ocla_1.0, whole genome shotgun sequence encodes:
- the LOC139366287 gene encoding cell cycle checkpoint control protein RAD9A: MDCVVTGGNVKVLAKAIHSLSRIGDELYLEPQEDGLALRSVNSSRSAYACFLFSPLFFSRYTIPLGHAFRCKMAIKCVQAVFRSLSSLEKTVEKCHIELDGEKSRLTFTLHCKHGLLKTHNLSFQDSESLQAVFDKESCANMLRAQPRLLVDTVLHFPPSLEEVSVSVSGERVWFRNHVDDEAEQSKAMLTELCLSSDEFDHFAVGAQTSITFCLKELRGLLVFAESTGLPVSMYFDEPGSPVVLSVTDSVLEVNFVLATLSDDSNLCNHNNNTKRARSPPPPDDFMTDDIDSYLIAMETSELAGPSDALAPRSPSPNHTLTTPPSVAMRRLERGEEEEEEDTEDTERPPNKKFRSLFFGSVCPSDSQLTNQTIKSQEVLASDSEDDTQASLP, translated from the exons ATGGACTGTGTTGTGACAGGGGGCAACGTGAAAG TGCTGGCCAAGGCCATCCACTCTCTGTCCAGGATAGGTGATGAGTTGTACCTGGAACCACAGGAGGATGGG CTGGCTCTGCGTTCAGTGAACTCATCCCGCTCAGCCTACGCGTGCTTCCTTTTCTCCCCACTCTTCTTCAGCAG GTACACCATTCCCTTAGGACATGCTTTTCGCTGCAAGATGGCTATCAAG tgtgtgcAGGCTGTGTTCAGGTCCCTGTCGTCTCTGGAGAAGACAGTAGAGAAGTGTCACATTGAACTGGATGGAGAGAAGAGTCGTCTCACCTTCACCCTGCACTGCAAACATG GTCTGCTGAAGACACACAACCTGTCATTCCAGGACAGTGAGAGTCTGCAGGCCGTGTTTGATAAAGAGAGCTGTGCCAACATGCTTCGAGCCCAGCCCAG GTTGCTGGTTGACACGGTGCTgcacttccctccctctctggaagaggtgagtgtgtcagtaagTGGAGAACGAGTGTGGTTCAGGAACCATGTAGATGACGAGGCAG agCAATCCAAAGCCATGCTGACTGAACTGTGTTTGAGTTCTGATGAGTTTGACCACTTTGCTGTCGGAGCTCAGACCAGCATCACATTCTGTCTAAAGGAGCTGAGG GGCTTGCTGGTGTTTGCAGAATCCACAGGACTCCCAGTCTCAATGTATTTTGATGAGCCAGGCAG TCCTGTGGTGTTAAGTGTTACAGACAGTGTTCTGGAGGTGAACTTCGTGCTTGCCACTCTGTCTGATGACTCCAACCTCTGTAACCATAACAACAACACAAAACG AGCTCGCTCGCCGCCACCTCCTGACGACTTTATGACTGACGACATTGACTCTTATCTCATCGCCATGGAGACCAGTGAATTAGCGGGTCCCTCCGATGCCCTTGCGCCCCGGTCCCCCTCGCCCAATCACACACTTACAACTCCGCCATCTGTAGCCATGCGCaggctagagagaggagaggaagaggaggaggaagataccGAGGACACTGAAAGACCTCCAAATAAAAAG TTCCGCTCGCTCTTTTTCGGGTCAGTCTGTCCCTCTGATTCTCAACTGACCAATCAGACGATCAAGAGCCAGGAAGTGCTGGCCAGTGACAGCGAGGACGACACCCAAGCATCATTGCCGTGA